A portion of the Channa argus isolate prfri chromosome 19, Channa argus male v1.0, whole genome shotgun sequence genome contains these proteins:
- the topbp1 gene encoding DNA topoisomerase 2-binding protein 1 isoform X3 has translation MKTSLQILRCQLLSVLAFLAMPVGLVSSAQGLYLSQTPQDSVSMAPAHSNPLFPPEPPRLDWYHDVSSSGEWSSKGGIQPSNIILPTVALHRSAWLHTTQTSSMALEVPPIHDTNTVTPTESHMNQPLESSSDIVDQGHIRKLVSVLRAHNPVTISTNQARSSSPKFPSKVIPNIDVESTARRAPNPLALMSRSGSDRGDTLTTNHVEPQNLGVKETTDPSQYVPDLQTSPLLFSSIDGDPALGLRENAQGVPEVAARYAVNLRQVREVNEQQSSSDSLMKARDNTTVSTAALSSEPSFETTVIPNSNTSNGEMTTTVDYRQDVRGNSTDGHHLGESLVNQTADGGLLSDSSTEGASAQGNTSEASSSASGNFLNRQVPATTQDPWAAGNSSGPTVDSPPSRMEICLSRMDIVWIVLAISVPVSSCSVLLTVCCMRRKKKSSSQDNNLSYWNNAITMDYFSRHAVELPREIHTLESEDQDTCLPPNGDYSGSSVVLVNPFCQETLFINRDKASAI, from the exons GTGTTCTAGCATTCCTAGCAATGCCAGTAGGACTGGTGTCATCAGCACAGGGGCTGTACCTCAGCCAGACACCCCAGGACTCTGTCTCCATGGCACCTGCCCACAGCAACCCCCTTTTTCCCCCTGAACCTCCCCGCCTGGACTGGTATCATGATGTCTCCAGCAGTGGGGAATGGTCATCCAAAGGAGGCATTCAACCCTCAAACATCATTCTCCCTACTGTCGCACTCCACCGTTCAGCCTGGCTTCACACCACCCAAACCTCCAGCATGGCTCTTGAAGTACCTCCCATTCATGACACAAATACTGTCACCCCAACTGAAAGCCACATGAATCAGCCCCTGGAGTCTAGTTCTGATATTGTAGACCAAGGTCACATACGCAAATTGGTGAGCGTCCTGCGAGCCCATAACCCAGTTACTATCAGTACTAACCAGGCCAGGAGCAGCAGCCCTAAATTTCCCAGCAAAGTGATCCCAAATATAGATGTGGAATCTACTGCCAGAAGGGCTCCAAACCCCCTAGCTCTTATGTCCAGATCTGGATCAGACAGAGGAGATACACTTACTACAAACCATGTAGAGCCTCAGAATTTGGGTGTAAAGGAAACAACTGACCCCAGCCAGTATGTTCCAGATCTGCAGACCTCcccacttttattttcatcaataGATGGTGATCCTGCACTTGGCCTCAGGGAGAATGCTCAGGGTGTTCCAGAGGTGGCTGCGCGTTACGCTGTCAACCTGAGGCAGGTCCGTGAAGTGAACGAGCAACAGTCAAGCTCTGACTCCCTCATGAAAGCACGAGACAATACTACTGTGTCCACTGCAGCCCTGTCCAGTGAGCCGAGCTTCGAAACTACAGTCATCCCAAACAGCAACACTTCAAACGGTGAGATGACTACTACGGTAGATTATAGACAGGATGTTCGAGGTAACAGCACAGACGGTCACCATTTAGGGGAGTCGTTGGTGAATCAAACTGCAGATGGAGGCCTCCTCTCTGACAGCTCAACTGAGGGGGCGTCTGCTCAGGGGAACACCTCGGAGGCCTCGTCCTCAGCCAGTGGGAACTTTCTGAACCGGCAGGTGCCTGCCACCACCCAGGACCCCTGGGCGGCCGGAAACAGCTCGGGCCCCACCGTGGACTCCCCGCCGTCCCGCATGGAAATCTGTTTGAGCAGGATGGACATTGTGTGGATCGTGCTGGCCATCAGCGTGCCTGTGTCCTCGTGTT CTGTGCTATTGACTGTGTGCTgtatgaggaggaagaagaagtcGTCAAGTCAGGATAACAACCTCAGCTACTGGAACAACGCCATCACCATGGATTACTTCAGCAGGCACGCTGTGGAGCTGCCCAGAGAGATACACACTCTGGAGAGTGAG GACCAGGACACCTGTCTACCCCCTAATGGAGACTACAGCGGGAGCAGTGTGGTCCTTGTTAACCCTTTCTGCCAGGAGACCCTCTTTATCAACAGAGACAAAGCTTCTGCCAtctag